From Chlamydiifrater volucris, one genomic window encodes:
- the recD2 gene encoding SF1B family DNA helicase RecD2: MEKIFGSLKQFVSSEEDISNRPPTALFYTPYQSSPVTIIGSPLTSDLLGKELILSGIWKVSGDSKVEFHVHAVEKSIASEARGVFNYLTSRMVKGIGPKIAEKIVEKFQEKAAFILDEAPERLLQIPGISISKHAAICKQLNEQKPLRSTLLFLQRYDIPIHYGRKIYNKYKETSIEKIRSDPFILAREIDGIGFKTADLVATKLGYPPTSDKRIASGILHALEEIQEEGHTCAPSEVLVERSLSLLNGNFPEKIVSSEMVLRNIALLEEQKKLFVQRAGETETVWSKYLYQSEQMIAQDIRRILSSPKNLREINSLKALEWVENKLNLKLATKQREAISFSFKEKLHIITGGPGTGKSTITKAILQIFERITNKIILAAPTGKAAKRMAEITGKHSVTIHSLLQYDFQTKSFKKNRNNPVDCDLVIVDESGMIDTMLMCQFLKALPDHVILILIGDVYQLPSIGPGNVLKDLIDSSFIQVTTLNEIFRQLQDSGIVTNAHRVNEGLLPELYSKNAKKDFLFYYKKDPQEIADLIVDLITKTIPEKYHIYPRDIQVLSPMKKGVLGIMNLNKSIKQALNPSTQFISKKLENYSVGDKVMQIRNNYLKEVFNGDIGYITHIDFQSKEMSVNYDNRAVSYSYSDLDELTLAYAVSVHKYQGSESPCVIVPIHTSHFVMLYRNLLYTAITRGKKLVILAGTPKAIAISVSTNKGNQRCTGLGRILEATNTQVASS, encoded by the coding sequence ATGGAGAAGATTTTTGGTTCTCTTAAACAATTCGTTTCCAGTGAGGAAGACATTTCAAACCGACCTCCTACGGCTCTCTTTTATACTCCCTACCAATCTTCTCCCGTCACCATTATAGGGTCTCCCCTGACATCAGATTTGCTGGGGAAAGAACTAATTCTCTCTGGCATCTGGAAAGTTTCCGGAGACAGCAAGGTAGAGTTCCATGTACATGCTGTGGAAAAATCAATCGCTTCTGAAGCCAGAGGCGTTTTTAATTATCTCACCTCTAGAATGGTAAAAGGCATTGGACCAAAAATTGCCGAAAAAATTGTTGAAAAGTTTCAAGAGAAAGCAGCCTTTATCCTAGATGAAGCGCCAGAGAGACTCTTACAAATTCCAGGTATAAGTATCTCCAAACACGCTGCCATCTGCAAACAACTTAACGAACAAAAACCTCTTCGGTCTACTCTTCTTTTCCTTCAACGCTATGATATTCCCATCCACTATGGGCGAAAAATTTACAACAAATATAAGGAAACTTCTATAGAGAAAATTCGTAGCGATCCTTTCATCCTAGCGAGAGAAATTGACGGAATAGGTTTCAAAACGGCCGATCTGGTAGCGACCAAACTGGGTTACCCACCCACTTCTGATAAGCGCATCGCTTCTGGAATCCTGCACGCATTGGAAGAAATTCAAGAAGAAGGTCATACTTGCGCCCCATCCGAAGTATTGGTAGAAAGGTCTTTGTCTCTACTCAATGGGAACTTTCCAGAAAAGATTGTTTCTTCAGAAATGGTCCTGAGGAATATAGCTCTTCTCGAAGAACAGAAGAAGCTTTTTGTGCAAAGGGCGGGAGAAACAGAGACCGTGTGGTCTAAGTACCTATATCAATCAGAACAAATGATTGCCCAAGACATTCGTAGAATATTATCCTCTCCGAAAAACCTAAGAGAAATTAATTCCTTAAAAGCTTTGGAATGGGTTGAAAATAAACTAAATCTAAAACTGGCTACTAAACAACGAGAGGCGATTTCTTTCTCCTTCAAAGAGAAGTTGCACATCATTACCGGAGGACCTGGAACAGGGAAAAGCACTATCACTAAGGCTATACTTCAAATTTTTGAAAGAATTACCAATAAAATTATCCTAGCAGCTCCAACAGGTAAGGCTGCCAAGCGCATGGCAGAAATTACAGGAAAACACTCGGTTACTATTCATAGTCTACTTCAGTATGACTTCCAAACAAAATCCTTTAAAAAAAATCGCAATAACCCCGTAGATTGCGATCTTGTAATCGTCGATGAATCTGGAATGATCGATACTATGCTCATGTGCCAGTTTCTTAAGGCCTTGCCCGATCACGTTATTCTCATTTTAATCGGAGATGTTTACCAACTTCCTAGTATAGGTCCCGGTAACGTCTTAAAAGATCTTATTGATTCTTCTTTTATACAGGTGACCACACTTAACGAGATCTTTAGGCAACTGCAAGACTCTGGAATAGTAACCAACGCTCACAGAGTGAACGAGGGCCTACTCCCAGAACTCTATAGCAAAAATGCCAAGAAGGATTTTCTCTTCTATTACAAAAAGGATCCTCAGGAGATAGCTGACCTCATTGTCGACCTGATCACAAAAACTATTCCAGAAAAATATCACATATACCCCAGAGATATCCAAGTTCTCTCTCCCATGAAAAAAGGTGTTTTAGGGATTATGAACCTCAACAAATCTATTAAACAAGCCTTAAACCCAAGCACACAATTCATCTCTAAGAAACTTGAGAATTATTCTGTGGGAGACAAGGTAATGCAAATACGCAACAATTACCTCAAGGAAGTCTTCAACGGTGACATAGGATACATCACCCATATCGACTTTCAGAGTAAAGAGATGTCTGTAAACTATGACAACCGGGCCGTCTCCTACTCCTACTCGGACCTAGACGAACTAACTTTAGCATATGCCGTGTCTGTTCACAAATACCAAGGAAGCGAAAGTCCTTGCGTCATCGTTCCCATACACACATCACACTTCGTCATGCTTTACCGAAACCTCCTCTACACGGCCATCACAAGAGGAAAAAAACTCGTGATACTCGCCGGGACACCTAAGGCCATTGCAATCTCTGTATCCACAAACAAAGGCAACCAGCGCTGTACAGGGTTAGGACGAATTCTGGAAGCTACCAACACTCAGGTAGCTTCCTCTTGA
- a CDS encoding DMT family transporter yields MSTNLPKSSGKAFSLGGCFSAVTACFYWGIVFVIPSFLSHFHDTEIVLFRYLTYGIFSLITSIIYSKKIFYSFPKKVWVKAFIWSTVINPIYYLGIVAAIRLAGSAITVIIAGLTPVGVLICANIRKRELPLSLLLGIVLITTLGVILSNVSEFRGEVTEGVLQKIVGIACVLTSTAIWVAYVISNESLVKSHEDMTPEIWGRMFGICALIVCVPLLALCNWLGFASTLHSFATASTKDVYLFLILTTILGIFSSGQAINLWNKASLSLPSSVLGSMLVLEPLFGLILSFLLVSKTFPSLMESVGILLMLTGSLAGTLLSEHGTTLSVPPKEALENKEFSEELVD; encoded by the coding sequence ATGTCCACAAACCTACCTAAATCCTCTGGCAAAGCGTTCTCCCTAGGGGGATGTTTTTCTGCCGTAACTGCTTGTTTCTACTGGGGTATAGTTTTTGTTATCCCTTCCTTCCTCAGTCACTTTCATGACACAGAAATCGTTCTGTTTAGATACCTTACTTACGGAATTTTTTCCCTCATAACTTCTATTATTTACTCTAAAAAAATTTTTTACTCCTTCCCTAAAAAGGTTTGGGTTAAAGCTTTTATTTGGTCTACTGTCATCAATCCTATCTATTACTTGGGAATAGTTGCCGCTATTCGGTTAGCTGGCTCAGCTATTACGGTCATAATAGCAGGGTTAACACCGGTCGGAGTTCTTATCTGTGCGAATATTCGAAAAAGAGAGCTTCCTCTCAGTCTATTGCTTGGGATAGTGTTGATCACTACCTTAGGAGTTATCCTCTCCAATGTCTCTGAATTCCGTGGTGAAGTTACTGAAGGCGTATTGCAAAAAATTGTGGGTATTGCTTGCGTTCTGACCTCGACGGCCATATGGGTGGCATACGTTATCTCTAACGAGAGTTTAGTCAAAAGTCATGAAGATATGACTCCGGAAATTTGGGGACGAATGTTTGGAATTTGCGCATTAATCGTTTGTGTCCCTCTTTTAGCTCTCTGTAACTGGTTGGGATTCGCCTCCACTCTACATTCTTTTGCGACAGCAAGCACTAAAGATGTATACCTATTTTTGATCCTTACAACAATATTAGGCATCTTCTCTTCTGGACAAGCCATCAACTTGTGGAACAAAGCTTCCCTTTCTTTACCCTCTTCTGTTTTAGGATCTATGCTTGTTTTAGAGCCCCTGTTTGGACTTATTTTGTCGTTTCTTCTCGTATCAAAAACATTTCCTTCTTTAATGGAAAGCGTTGGCATACTTCTCATGTTGACAGGCAGCCTGGCGGGCACTCTCCTGTCAGAACATGGCACAACACTCTCTGTTCCTCCAAAGGAGGCTCTTGAAAATAAAGAGTTCTCAGAAGAATTAGTAGATTAA
- a CDS encoding BPL-N domain-containing protein: MKNILVYSGEGVSAYFLRHVVRYLNRNISHFSEEISVNRVNDSYLKDNPFWEESAVLLVMPGGADRPYHRRLSGRGTSRIRGFVEGGGSYLGICAGAYFASAFVYFEETEPKKNIIDEARDLRFFPGTAVGPAYGGGFSYHDFRGVRPAFLELQTTLAGTKTVFSSLFHGGCYFDKADKFPGIVVEGRYSDIEGSPAAIISAKIGAGSVVLSGVHFEYQPDLCRIRDPHVQKTKEQIATPGNQGVLETFDRGLFSKLLEREGAPAL; encoded by the coding sequence ATGAAAAATATTCTTGTTTATTCGGGAGAAGGCGTTTCGGCTTATTTTTTAAGGCATGTGGTTAGATATCTAAACCGTAATATTTCCCACTTTTCAGAGGAGATCTCTGTGAATCGAGTGAATGACTCCTATCTCAAAGATAATCCATTTTGGGAGGAGAGTGCGGTGCTTTTAGTTATGCCTGGAGGAGCTGATCGTCCTTATCATCGCAGGTTATCTGGGAGAGGGACTAGTAGGATACGAGGTTTCGTTGAAGGTGGTGGTAGTTATTTGGGTATTTGCGCTGGAGCTTACTTTGCATCGGCTTTTGTATATTTCGAAGAAACAGAACCGAAGAAAAATATTATCGACGAAGCCAGAGACTTGCGGTTTTTCCCTGGAACAGCGGTTGGGCCTGCCTATGGTGGGGGATTTTCTTACCACGATTTTCGAGGGGTAAGGCCGGCGTTCTTAGAGTTACAAACAACTTTGGCTGGGACCAAAACTGTTTTTTCGTCTTTGTTTCACGGAGGGTGTTATTTTGATAAAGCAGATAAATTCCCTGGGATTGTTGTAGAGGGTCGTTATTCGGATATAGAAGGATCCCCAGCTGCTATCATTTCTGCTAAAATTGGGGCTGGATCAGTAGTTCTTTCAGGAGTGCACTTCGAATACCAGCCCGATCTGTGTAGGATACGAGACCCCCACGTTCAGAAAACTAAGGAACAGATTGCGACGCCGGGAAATCAAGGAGTGCTAGAAACCTTTGATAGAGGACTATTCTCGAAACTACTAGAGAGAGAAGGCGCCCCAGCCCTGTAG
- the groL gene encoding chaperonin GroEL (60 kDa chaperone family; promotes refolding of misfolded polypeptides especially under stressful conditions; forms two stacked rings of heptamers to form a barrel-shaped 14mer; ends can be capped by GroES; misfolded proteins enter the barrel where they are refolded when GroES binds) yields the protein MAAKNIKYHEEARSKMLKGVKTLADAVKVTMGPKGRHVVIDKSFGSPQVTKDGVTVAKEIELEDKHENMGAQMVKEVASKTADNAGDGTTTATVLAEAIYSEGLRNVTAGANPMDIKRGIEKAVKTVVSELKSISRPVQNHTEIAQVATISANNDPEVGKMIAEAMEKVGKNGSITVEEAKGFETVLDVVEGMSFNRGYLSSYFVTNPETQECILEDAFILLYEKKISGIKEFLPVLQAVAESGRPLLIIAEDIEGEALATLVVNRLRAGFKVCAVKAPGFGDRRKAMLEDIAILTGGQVVSEELGMKLENTNIQTLGKAKKVIIKKEDTTIVEGLGSKDDLNARCETIKKQIEDSTSDYDKEKLQERLAKLAGGVAVIRVGAATEIEMKEKKDRVEDAQQATVAAVEEGVLPGGGTALLRCYPALEKFIQTINNEDEKIGASIVLKCLSAPLKQISANAGKEGAVICQHVLSLSMNEGYDALNDQYVDMFQAGILDPTKVTRSALESAASIAGMLLTTEALIANLPEEKSATPAMPAGMDY from the coding sequence ATGGCAGCAAAAAATATTAAATACCATGAAGAAGCCAGATCAAAAATGTTAAAAGGGGTTAAAACCCTCGCTGATGCTGTTAAGGTTACTATGGGGCCTAAAGGGCGACATGTCGTTATTGACAAGTCTTTTGGATCCCCTCAAGTTACTAAGGATGGTGTCACCGTAGCAAAAGAAATTGAGCTGGAAGACAAACATGAAAATATGGGCGCGCAAATGGTTAAGGAAGTCGCCAGCAAAACAGCAGATAATGCGGGCGATGGTACAACCACAGCAACCGTCTTGGCCGAGGCTATTTATTCTGAAGGACTCAGAAACGTAACAGCTGGCGCCAATCCTATGGACATCAAAAGAGGGATAGAAAAAGCAGTCAAAACTGTCGTTTCAGAGCTAAAATCCATCAGTCGCCCTGTCCAAAATCATACAGAGATAGCCCAGGTAGCTACCATCTCAGCTAACAATGATCCAGAAGTTGGAAAAATGATAGCTGAAGCCATGGAGAAGGTTGGGAAAAACGGGTCTATCACAGTTGAAGAAGCTAAAGGTTTCGAGACAGTTTTGGACGTTGTAGAAGGTATGAGCTTCAACAGAGGGTACCTTTCTAGTTACTTTGTGACGAATCCAGAGACGCAGGAATGTATCTTAGAGGATGCTTTTATACTTCTCTACGAAAAGAAAATTTCTGGAATTAAAGAGTTCTTACCAGTACTGCAAGCTGTTGCCGAAAGTGGCCGTCCTCTTCTCATTATCGCCGAGGATATCGAGGGTGAAGCTTTAGCTACTCTAGTTGTCAACAGATTACGAGCTGGGTTCAAAGTCTGTGCAGTTAAAGCCCCCGGCTTTGGAGACAGAAGAAAGGCGATGCTAGAGGATATCGCTATACTAACTGGTGGTCAAGTCGTTAGCGAAGAGTTGGGCATGAAACTGGAAAACACTAACATCCAAACTCTTGGCAAAGCGAAAAAGGTTATCATTAAGAAAGAAGATACTACCATTGTCGAAGGATTGGGATCTAAAGATGATCTTAACGCTAGATGCGAGACCATTAAAAAACAAATCGAAGATAGCACTTCCGACTATGACAAAGAAAAATTACAAGAGCGTCTAGCTAAGTTGGCTGGGGGTGTCGCTGTTATCAGAGTGGGCGCTGCGACAGAGATTGAAATGAAAGAGAAAAAAGACAGAGTGGAAGATGCTCAACAAGCAACGGTAGCTGCCGTTGAGGAAGGAGTCCTTCCCGGTGGTGGAACAGCTCTTCTGCGCTGCTACCCAGCTTTGGAGAAGTTTATTCAGACCATCAATAACGAAGACGAGAAGATCGGCGCCTCAATTGTGCTGAAATGTTTGTCAGCTCCCCTAAAGCAAATTTCTGCCAATGCAGGAAAAGAAGGAGCAGTGATATGCCAACATGTTCTTTCTCTGTCAATGAATGAAGGGTACGATGCCCTCAATGATCAGTATGTAGACATGTTCCAAGCTGGAATTTTAGATCCAACCAAGGTAACTCGTTCTGCTTTGGAAAGTGCAGCATCTATTGCTGGAATGCTATTAACAACAGAAGCCTTGATTGCGAATCTCCCTGAAGAGAAATCAGCAACTCCAGCAATGCCAGCAGGTATGGACTACTAA
- a CDS encoding co-chaperone GroES, with amino-acid sequence MSDQLTTLKLKPLGDRVLVKREGEEDTVRGGIILPDTAKKKQDKAVVVALGTGKRNDNGETVPFEVQVGDVVLMDKYAGQEVSVEGEEFVILQASEIMAIIN; translated from the coding sequence ATGTCCGATCAATTGACAACTCTCAAATTAAAGCCTCTTGGAGATAGAGTTTTAGTAAAACGAGAAGGAGAAGAGGATACTGTTAGAGGTGGTATTATACTCCCTGATACAGCAAAGAAAAAGCAAGATAAAGCTGTCGTAGTGGCTTTGGGAACAGGCAAACGTAATGATAACGGAGAAACTGTTCCTTTCGAAGTTCAAGTCGGAGACGTAGTCCTTATGGACAAGTACGCAGGACAAGAAGTTTCTGTTGAAGGCGAAGAATTCGTTATTTTGCAAGCCAGCGAAATTATGGCCATAATCAATTAA
- the pepF gene encoding oligoendopeptidase F, producing MTATTNLKGKKEKVLPRSSIEEKDTWDITQMFPNVEAWREAFSSLSQDQSSTISQKKYTLSDPNSVKQLLENLFTRQRAVEKLYVYAHLAYDQDITNKESGENYKAITLFYTQFSEEISWIRPALVHLPLETIEVLRSAPQLSNYKFYLEKIFRAAEHTGTEREEAIIASSMSALDATMKAFSSLNDSEIPFGQATDSKGESHPVSHALASLYMQSTDRELRKSTYFSQRERYLNYKHTFSNLLFGRVNAHWFLAKASKFSSCIEAALFTNNIPVDVYTNLIESVKSNINTTSRYYRIKKKALGLDTFFAYDIYAPISESTQKKYSYEEAVALTLEALQPLGKDYLNKLHQGITTDRWVDRYENLNKRSGAYSSGCYDSMPYILLNYTGTVYDVSVLAHEAGHSMHTLYSVLNQSYQNAQYPIFLAEIASTLNEMLLMQHLIKMAESKDEKISLITRTLDTIFATLVRQTMFADFEYQIHSAVEKGIPLTPDFLSLTYGNLLKGYYGDSICWPEDIAIEWARIPHFYYNFYVYQYATGIIASLSFAERILSGEEGSLDDYLTFLKSGGSNFPLDILKNSGLDMSSIKPSEKAFSFITKLLNELEQLLA from the coding sequence ATGACAGCAACCACAAACCTAAAAGGCAAAAAAGAAAAGGTGTTGCCCAGATCTTCCATAGAAGAAAAAGACACGTGGGACATCACTCAAATGTTCCCCAATGTTGAGGCATGGAGAGAAGCCTTCTCTTCCTTATCTCAGGACCAATCCTCTACCATTTCACAAAAAAAATACACCCTTTCTGACCCTAACTCAGTCAAGCAACTTCTAGAAAACCTGTTTACAAGACAACGAGCCGTAGAGAAGCTCTACGTGTATGCACACCTAGCTTATGACCAAGACATTACGAACAAGGAATCTGGGGAAAATTATAAAGCTATAACACTGTTCTATACACAATTCAGTGAAGAAATTTCTTGGATACGCCCGGCCCTTGTACACCTTCCCTTGGAAACAATTGAAGTACTACGGTCGGCTCCTCAGTTATCAAACTACAAGTTCTACTTAGAAAAAATTTTCCGAGCAGCAGAACACACAGGAACGGAGAGGGAGGAAGCGATCATAGCTTCTTCAATGTCTGCTTTAGATGCCACAATGAAAGCGTTCTCTTCCCTCAATGACTCTGAAATTCCTTTTGGTCAAGCAACGGATTCCAAAGGGGAATCTCATCCAGTTTCTCATGCCCTCGCTTCTTTATACATGCAATCTACAGATAGGGAATTAAGAAAATCAACTTACTTCTCTCAGAGAGAACGTTATTTAAATTACAAACACACCTTCTCCAATCTGTTGTTCGGGCGTGTTAACGCACACTGGTTTTTGGCTAAAGCATCTAAATTTTCTTCCTGCATAGAAGCAGCGCTCTTTACAAACAACATCCCTGTTGATGTCTACACGAACCTAATAGAATCAGTAAAATCAAACATCAACACTACTAGCAGATACTATAGGATCAAGAAAAAAGCCCTGGGCTTGGATACTTTCTTTGCTTATGACATCTACGCGCCTATCTCCGAGTCCACCCAAAAAAAGTATAGTTACGAAGAAGCCGTGGCCTTGACCTTAGAAGCATTGCAACCTTTAGGCAAAGATTACTTAAATAAACTTCATCAAGGGATCACGACAGATCGTTGGGTAGACAGATACGAAAACCTCAACAAGAGGTCCGGCGCTTACTCCTCCGGATGCTATGACAGTATGCCTTACATTCTTCTGAACTACACAGGAACCGTTTATGATGTCTCTGTCTTAGCTCATGAGGCTGGTCACAGTATGCATACCCTATACAGCGTGCTTAACCAATCATACCAAAATGCTCAATACCCGATATTTCTTGCAGAAATAGCCTCTACTTTGAACGAAATGCTTTTGATGCAGCATCTAATTAAGATGGCTGAAAGTAAAGACGAGAAAATTTCTCTAATAACAAGAACATTGGATACCATTTTTGCTACGCTAGTTCGTCAAACAATGTTTGCGGATTTCGAGTATCAAATACATTCTGCCGTGGAGAAAGGTATTCCTTTAACTCCGGACTTCTTAAGTCTCACCTACGGAAACTTGCTTAAAGGATACTATGGAGATAGCATTTGCTGGCCAGAAGACATTGCTATTGAATGGGCTAGAATCCCCCACTTTTATTATAATTTCTATGTATATCAATACGCTACAGGCATCATAGCCTCCCTTTCTTTTGCAGAAAGAATTTTATCTGGTGAAGAAGGGTCTTTAGATGATTACCTAACTTTCCTAAAAAGCGGTGGTTCTAATTTTCCTCTAGATATTCTAAAAAATTCAGGTTTAGACATGTCTAGTATAAAACCTTCGGAAAAGGCCTTTTCATTTATTACTAAATTATTGAATGAACTAGAACAGCTTTTAGCTTAA
- a CDS encoding Nif3-like dinuclear metal center hexameric protein translates to MLVKELLDALDSLLTPHLFKDCCPNGLQVGKEQAPVGQVATAVTADLRTIELAAKTGIQTLIVHHGIFWPGLRTLTGHLFVRAQALISRNINLIAYHLPLDAHPILGNNAGAAKALGWSQISPFGPPSLNIGVSGQFPPMPVEKFQNLLSDYYGSKALACVQAGKSVVSSAALISGGAYKEISLAAKEGFDCFITGNFDEPAWSLAHEERINFFAFGHTNTERIGVKLLATYIQKEFSLPAVFLDTDNPF, encoded by the coding sequence ATGCTGGTTAAAGAACTCCTTGACGCTTTGGACTCGTTGCTTACCCCTCACCTGTTCAAAGACTGTTGCCCCAATGGATTGCAGGTAGGCAAAGAGCAGGCCCCGGTAGGTCAAGTCGCTACAGCCGTGACAGCCGATCTAAGAACCATAGAGCTTGCCGCAAAAACTGGAATTCAAACTCTAATAGTGCATCACGGAATTTTCTGGCCTGGACTGCGCACTCTTACGGGACATCTGTTTGTCAGAGCACAAGCGTTGATATCTCGAAATATCAACCTGATAGCGTATCACTTACCCCTGGACGCACACCCTATTTTGGGCAATAATGCCGGGGCTGCTAAAGCTTTGGGATGGAGTCAAATATCCCCTTTTGGCCCTCCCTCTTTAAATATCGGTGTTTCAGGTCAGTTCCCCCCAATGCCCGTAGAGAAATTTCAAAACCTCCTCTCCGATTATTACGGAAGTAAAGCTTTAGCCTGTGTCCAGGCTGGAAAATCTGTTGTTTCTTCTGCAGCCCTCATTTCGGGAGGGGCTTATAAAGAAATTTCTTTGGCAGCAAAAGAAGGCTTCGACTGTTTCATTACAGGGAATTTCGATGAACCTGCGTGGTCCCTTGCTCACGAAGAACGTATCAACTTCTTTGCTTTCGGACATACAAATACAGAACGGATAGGGGTGAAGCTATTGGCAACCTACATTCAAAAAGAGTTTTCCCTACCAGCAGTATTTCTCGATACAGACAACCCATTCTAA
- the rpiA gene encoding ribose-5-phosphate isomerase RpiA — MVLDSNKQSELKRVLAKKAAQEVASGMFIGLGTGSTASLFINELAVRVREEKLVVEAVASSLSSERLATQLGIRLLSNFDYPQLDLTIDGADEVDPFCRLIKGGGGAMTREKIVMSSSSRTIILVDETKEVDVLGAFGVPVEILRFGANATIRQLSEIGYSGDFRRKNNEIVFSDNGNPIFDISFPRQFVNPQEDINKMLAVPGVIEVGLVIGEYEVWVGAMDGSIRKKISQKKG; from the coding sequence ATGGTTCTTGATTCTAATAAACAGTCAGAGCTAAAAAGGGTTTTAGCTAAAAAGGCTGCACAGGAAGTTGCTTCTGGGATGTTTATCGGTCTGGGGACTGGCTCTACGGCTTCGTTGTTTATCAATGAGTTAGCGGTAAGGGTAAGGGAGGAAAAGCTTGTCGTAGAGGCTGTGGCTTCTTCACTTTCCTCGGAGCGTCTAGCAACTCAGCTGGGGATTAGGCTGTTGTCAAACTTTGATTATCCACAGCTGGATTTGACGATTGATGGTGCAGATGAGGTGGATCCTTTTTGTCGATTGATCAAAGGTGGAGGAGGAGCCATGACTCGAGAGAAGATAGTTATGTCTTCCTCTTCTCGGACGATTATTTTGGTTGATGAAACTAAAGAGGTAGATGTTTTAGGAGCTTTTGGGGTTCCCGTGGAAATTTTACGTTTTGGAGCCAATGCAACCATTCGCCAGTTGAGCGAAATAGGATACTCTGGGGATTTTCGTAGAAAAAATAACGAGATTGTTTTTAGCGATAATGGAAATCCTATATTTGACATTAGTTTCCCAAGGCAATTTGTTAATCCACAAGAAGATATAAACAAGATGTTAGCGGTTCCCGGTGTCATCGAAGTGGGTTTGGTTATTGGTGAATACGAGGTTTGGGTTGGTGCTATGGATGGAAGTATTCGGAAAAAGATTTCGCAAAAAAAAGGGTAA
- a CDS encoding bifunctional nuclease family protein, whose protein sequence is MNLSKATPFVPLTFQKLVSFRNYAGIILGNSEKKFAIYGHPSMAESFCFRSSVEREEDPSRPLSHDLLNFILSGLDVRVLYVLINDYRDNVFYSRIFLEPCFTEGISRIVEIDARPSDSIPLALANKAPVFCLQSVFENVVRYEE, encoded by the coding sequence ATGAATCTGAGTAAGGCTACGCCTTTTGTACCTTTGACTTTTCAAAAGCTTGTAAGTTTTCGTAACTACGCAGGAATTATTTTGGGGAACAGTGAGAAAAAATTTGCTATATACGGCCATCCCTCTATGGCGGAATCTTTTTGTTTTCGGTCTAGTGTAGAAAGAGAAGAAGATCCTTCCAGACCTCTTTCTCATGATTTGCTAAATTTTATACTTTCTGGATTAGACGTTAGAGTGCTTTACGTTTTGATTAATGACTACAGAGATAATGTTTTTTATAGTCGGATCTTTCTTGAGCCTTGTTTTACGGAAGGGATATCGAGGATTGTAGAGATCGATGCTCGTCCTAGTGATAGCATCCCTTTAGCACTAGCGAATAAAGCTCCGGTGTTTTGTTTGCAAAGTGTTTTTGAAAATGTCGTACGCTATGAAGAATAG
- a CDS encoding YqgE/AlgH family protein, translating to MLKKSYVSLKKGVFLVASPDMDKSVFSRSVILLCEHSVAGSFGLMLNRTLALDLSDEIFSLENVTNENARFCMGGPIQANQMMLLHTRGHIPDQTLEICPSVYLGGDVNFLQEIASDPTSPSLCLCFGYSGWQGGQLEKEFLEGLWFTCPASSQKIFESNPGSLWEDLLREMGARYASLATVPENLSLN from the coding sequence ATGCTTAAAAAATCTTATGTATCTCTGAAAAAAGGTGTTTTTCTTGTAGCCTCTCCAGATATGGATAAAAGCGTTTTTTCTCGTAGTGTAATTTTGCTTTGCGAGCATAGTGTTGCTGGATCTTTCGGACTGATGTTGAACAGAACGTTAGCGTTGGATTTATCTGATGAAATTTTTTCTCTGGAAAATGTAACTAATGAGAATGCGCGCTTTTGTATGGGTGGCCCTATTCAAGCTAACCAGATGATGTTGTTGCATACCCGTGGGCATATACCAGACCAGACACTAGAAATCTGCCCTTCCGTCTATTTGGGTGGAGATGTTAATTTTTTGCAAGAAATAGCCTCTGATCCGACAAGTCCTTCTCTATGTCTTTGCTTCGGTTATTCAGGATGGCAGGGAGGGCAATTAGAAAAAGAGTTTTTGGAAGGATTATGGTTTACTTGTCCCGCATCTTCTCAAAAGATTTTTGAATCCAATCCGGGGTCTTTGTGGGAAGATCTTTTGAGGGAAATGGGTGCTAGATATGCATCTTTGGCGACTGTTCCGGAAAATCTATCGTTAAACTAA